Proteins from one Bactrocera neohumeralis isolate Rockhampton chromosome 3, APGP_CSIRO_Bneo_wtdbg2-racon-allhic-juicebox.fasta_v2, whole genome shotgun sequence genomic window:
- the LOC126754165 gene encoding acetylcholine receptor subunit alpha-like 1: MKCLKFTSWSALSSFYLLLFSIVITTESKFYSASVARQSLITDLFVNYNALVKPTGEGQRIDVHTNLVLEHFDFRESDGSVHFVGLLNVLWQDPKLGWNPRDYNNLTRIPVRQKLIWVPDLEVYNNAPDKFLRMHHHGTVILEHTGMVLWSDNVDMNVFCTTNMNNWPHDKHECKLNLGSWTYDGFELDFKNYTNPNDSMSFEDKYMASMKYKVTDFSVVRVATVYSCCAEPYIVMEYHLSFERRCAFVTVFRALGSTVILLSMLTLCFETSHHSKICLNGLNLIIITFVLLYFAQNVGKFARTTPYVAKFFSCSYILVTFQQLLTVFSIFATHASYRGKLHPAISNLLRHSFVSYITPKRKMRLAQPETCDVNAQFEDVTLQEFSNLISADETPYEWMQLASFMESFTVIIFSIAYLILATVCFV, translated from the exons ATGAAGTGTCTGAAATTCACATCGTGGTCTGCTTTAAGCAGCTTTTATTTACTTCTATTTTCAATTGTAATCACAACAGAATCAAAAT TTTACTCCGCATCCGTGGCACGTCAGTCGCTCATCACTGATTTGTTCGTTAATTACAATGCACTCGTTAAGCCCACCGGCGAGGGTCAACGCATTGATGTGCATACAAACTTAGTGTTAGAACATTTTGACTTTCGAGAGTCGGATGGATCAGTACATTTTGTGGGACTTTTGAATGTG ctttGGCAAGATCCCAAATTGGGTTGGAACCCGCGCGATTACAATAATCTAACACGAATACCAGTGCGTCAAAAATTGATTTGGGTGCCAGACTTAGAG GTTTACAACAATGCGCCCGATAAGTTTCTACGAATGCACCATCACGGCACCGTCATATTGGAACACACTGGCATGGTACTCTGGAGCGATAACGTTGATATGAATGTGTTTTGCACCACAAACATGAATAATTGGCCACATGATAAACATGAGTGTAAACTGAATCTCGGTTCGTGGACTTATGATGGTTTCGAATTGGACTTTAAGAATTACACGAACCCCAATGACAGCATGAGTTTTGAGGATAAGTATATGGCGAGTATGAAATATAAGGTGACTGATTTCAGTGTGGTACGTGTAGCCACTGTCTACTCGTGTTGTGCCGAGCCATATATCGTTATGGAGTATCATCTGAGTTTTGAGCGACGTTGTGCCTTTGTTACCGTATTTCGCGCGCTGGGTTCAACGGTTATATTACTATCAATGCTTACACTATGTTTTGAGACAAGTCATCATTCGAAAATATGTCTCAATGGTTTGAATTTGATCATAATAACCTTCGTTTTGCTATATTTTGCTCAAAATGTGGGTAAATTCGCGCGTACTACACCTTACGTTG CGAAATTTTTCAGTTGCAGCTACATTTTGGTTACATTCCAACAGCTACTGACCGTATTTTCAATATTCGCCACACATGCTTCGTATCGCGGCAAACTACATCCCGCTATATCTAACTTGCTCCGGCACTCATTTGTTTCTTATATCACACCAAAGCGGAAAATGCGTCTTGCTCAGCCTGAAACTTGCGACGTGAACGCTCAATTTGAGGATGTGACATTGCAGGAGTTTAGTAATTTGATATCTGCCGACGAAACACCTTATGAATGGATGCAGTTGGCGAGCTTTATGGAGAGTTTTACAGTTATTATATTTAGCATTGCATATCTAATTTTAGCTACTGTATGTTTCGTTTAA